One genomic segment of Bradyrhizobium diazoefficiens includes these proteins:
- a CDS encoding DUF2924 domain-containing protein, translating into MNSSMLAQLAALKGAAAPVLKARWRELFDTEPPAYNRRFLESRLAYRIQELAYGGLTRETTERLKAMAKQYADQKPADRKIRPLLRPVAGTKLIREWEGVEHCVTVRHDDFEYLGRPYKSLSSVARQITGTKWNGWVFFGLKNSVGK; encoded by the coding sequence ATGAATTCGTCTATGCTGGCGCAGTTGGCCGCCCTGAAGGGCGCCGCTGCCCCCGTCCTGAAGGCCCGCTGGCGCGAACTATTTGACACCGAGCCGCCTGCCTACAACCGACGATTCCTGGAGAGCCGGCTAGCCTACCGCATCCAGGAGCTGGCCTATGGCGGCCTGACCCGGGAAACCACCGAGCGCCTCAAAGCCATGGCCAAGCAGTATGCCGACCAAAAGCCGGCGGATCGCAAAATTCGACCGCTTCTGCGGCCCGTCGCCGGGACGAAGCTGATCCGTGAATGGGAAGGCGTTGAGCACTGCGTCACCGTTCGCCACGACGACTTTGAATATCTAGGCCGCCCCTACAAGTCGCTGTCCTCCGTCGCCCGCCAGATCACCGGCACAAAATGGAATGGTTGGGTCTTCTTCGGCTTGAAGAACTCGGTGGGCAAATGA
- a CDS encoding site-specific DNA-methyltransferase, whose protein sequence is MTHAAYPEEANARLQIEYWPLDRLIPYARNARTHSPAQVAEIAGSIRAFGFSNPILVSEGADIIAGHGRLAAARKLGLTEAPVVVLRGLTEVQRRQLVLADNRIALNSGWDSKMLSLELADLSALGADLASIGFSKKELAAALSRVESGLTDENDTPSIVEVAVSRPGDIWQLGPHRVACGDSRDAALVRSLLAGALPQLMVTDPPYGVDYDPEWRHRRGVNNSKRTGKVRNDEIADWAPTWGLYPGEIAYVWHGALRSTIVAESLLKSGFSIRAQIIWAKERLVMSQGDYHWQHEPCWYAVRKKGNWTGDRKQTTVWNISSGGQDAETKHSTQKPVECMRRPMLNNCSPGQAVYEPFLGSGTTLIAAQSCGRICLASEIDPLFVDVAIRRWQAFTGEKAIRERDGAFFDSLEQETQSSDGAHGPLV, encoded by the coding sequence ATGACACACGCGGCGTACCCAGAGGAAGCGAACGCACGACTTCAAATCGAATACTGGCCGCTTGATCGGCTAATCCCCTACGCGCGCAATGCGCGCACCCATAGTCCGGCCCAGGTCGCCGAGATCGCCGGCAGCATTCGCGCCTTTGGCTTTTCGAACCCGATCCTCGTCAGCGAAGGCGCAGATATCATCGCGGGACACGGCCGGCTAGCCGCTGCTCGCAAGCTTGGTCTGACAGAGGCGCCGGTCGTGGTCCTCCGAGGATTGACGGAGGTGCAACGCCGCCAGTTGGTGCTTGCCGACAATAGGATTGCGCTAAATTCAGGTTGGGACAGCAAGATGCTAAGCCTCGAACTGGCTGACCTGTCTGCGTTGGGTGCCGATCTCGCGTCAATTGGCTTCAGCAAAAAAGAGTTGGCGGCCGCGCTATCACGGGTCGAGAGCGGCTTAACGGACGAAAACGATACCCCCTCGATCGTCGAGGTCGCCGTCTCCCGACCCGGTGACATCTGGCAGCTCGGCCCTCATCGCGTTGCGTGCGGCGATAGTCGAGACGCAGCTCTCGTCCGTTCACTGCTGGCTGGTGCCTTGCCTCAATTGATGGTCACCGATCCGCCTTATGGCGTCGACTACGACCCGGAATGGCGTCATCGTCGGGGCGTCAACAATTCGAAGCGAACCGGCAAAGTCCGCAATGACGAGATCGCCGACTGGGCGCCTACCTGGGGCTTATATCCAGGCGAGATCGCTTATGTCTGGCATGGTGCTTTACGGTCGACTATCGTAGCCGAAAGCCTTCTCAAGAGCGGCTTTTCGATCCGCGCGCAGATCATCTGGGCCAAGGAGCGCTTAGTCATGAGCCAGGGAGACTATCACTGGCAGCATGAGCCCTGCTGGTATGCGGTCCGGAAGAAGGGTAACTGGACTGGCGATCGCAAGCAAACGACCGTCTGGAATATCAGCAGCGGCGGGCAGGATGCCGAAACCAAGCACTCGACCCAAAAGCCGGTCGAATGCATGCGCCGGCCGATGCTAAACAATTGCAGTCCTGGACAGGCGGTATATGAACCCTTCCTTGGAAGCGGAACGACCCTGATCGCGGCGCAATCGTGTGGGCGCATCTGCTTGGCGTCCGAGATCGATCCATTGTTCGTCGATGTCGCGATCCGCCGTTGGCAAGCCTTCACAGGTGAGAAGGCAATTCGCGAGCGAGATGGCGCCTTCTTTGATTCGTTGGAGCAGGAAACGCAATCCTCGGATGGCGCTCATGGTCCGCTAGTGTGA
- a CDS encoding helix-turn-helix domain-containing protein translates to MSVTPLETLLAHKVINLATELSGAEKRVAGALLDHFNRRTGQCDPSLNTLADLIGMSRRTVMRAVARLERLSLFRKVRHGGKFHRNSYEPIWPSFREAEDRWNARRKFRKQKSASLYVSPSAGQTRHPGGDGHGHQTYSSNPSYKTLAAKRPEGSAARAAPVTGLATKLPRKEFEAFNSRTLTTSSANVARTAAERRWSDNLRCELSTKVAVYGAIVDFIDEPLRSAATEAELNCRGAGLRLVLQRYRDSTLKMGDRGE, encoded by the coding sequence ATGTCAGTCACGCCACTAGAAACTCTCCTCGCTCATAAGGTCATCAATCTGGCTACTGAACTTTCAGGAGCAGAAAAGCGCGTCGCCGGCGCGCTACTCGATCATTTTAACCGTCGCACGGGCCAGTGCGACCCGAGTCTCAATACGCTCGCAGATCTTATTGGTATGAGCCGTCGCACGGTTATGCGTGCGGTCGCTCGTCTGGAACGGTTGAGCCTCTTTCGGAAGGTGCGGCACGGTGGCAAGTTCCACCGTAATAGTTACGAACCAATCTGGCCTTCGTTTAGAGAAGCCGAAGACCGATGGAATGCTCGACGCAAGTTTCGGAAGCAGAAGTCTGCGTCGCTCTATGTGTCACCTTCGGCGGGACAGACGCGACACCCTGGCGGTGACGGGCATGGCCACCAAACCTATTCTAGTAATCCATCATATAAAACCTTAGCGGCCAAACGTCCTGAGGGTTCGGCCGCGCGAGCAGCGCCGGTTACAGGCTTGGCGACGAAGTTGCCGAGGAAGGAGTTCGAAGCATTCAATTCAAGAACGCTGACGACGTCCTCCGCAAACGTGGCGCGTACGGCTGCCGAAAGGCGATGGAGCGACAATCTCCGATGTGAGCTGTCAACGAAGGTCGCGGTTTACGGAGCAATTGTCGATTTCATAGACGAGCCACTCCGTAGTGCTGCGACGGAAGCTGAACTCAACTGTCGCGGAGCTGGACTCCGACTTGTCCTGCAGCGCTACCGCGACAGTACCTTGAAGATGGGAGATCGTGGTGAATAG
- a CDS encoding helix-turn-helix transcriptional regulator: MKVHQEQCRRLRAIEAAKYLCVSRSTLAKWRMTGIGPPHHHCGPRLVYYYLHEIEAWLAACDAAANGQP, from the coding sequence ATGAAGGTGCATCAAGAACAATGCCGAAGGCTGCGAGCGATTGAAGCCGCAAAGTATCTTTGCGTGAGTCGATCTACGCTCGCCAAGTGGCGCATGACTGGCATAGGGCCGCCCCATCATCACTGTGGCCCCCGTCTGGTCTACTATTATTTGCACGAAATCGAGGCGTGGCTAGCGGCATGCGACGCCGCAGCCAATGGCCAACCATGA
- a CDS encoding recombinase family protein has product MDFNSLDAQRESCEAYITSQRAEGWTPAPDRYDDGGFSGGTLERPALRRLVAAVQAGKVDVIVVYKIDRLSRSMLDFLNLVEMFERHGATFVSVTQSFNTKDAMGRMALNILVTFAQFERELIGERIRDKVAASRKRGKWMGGWTPLGYEVGDRKLLVHQADAERVRTIFRRFVQLKSATLLARELISANERTRYGHLIDKTLLYRILRNRVYLGEAVHKGVSYPGEHEAIIDRKLWDQAHGILKESPRKRANNSRAQTPALLKGLLFGPDGAAMSPTHTRKSGRLYRYYISQTAMKQGRSDCPVKLVPAAELERIIIDQVRRLLQTPEVIVQTWRALSKQVGEVNENEVRTALVGFDELWEELFPAEQARVIQLLVERIDMHAERMDITLKIQGLTSLSTELQPLPFQQAAE; this is encoded by the coding sequence ATGGACTTCAACTCGCTCGATGCGCAGCGAGAATCCTGCGAGGCCTACATCACGAGCCAGCGAGCTGAGGGTTGGACGCCGGCCCCGGACCGCTACGATGATGGTGGCTTTTCCGGCGGCACTCTCGAACGGCCGGCTCTGAGGCGGCTAGTTGCTGCTGTCCAGGCGGGCAAGGTCGACGTCATCGTCGTTTACAAGATCGACCGCCTTTCACGGTCGATGCTGGATTTTCTCAATCTTGTCGAAATGTTCGAACGCCATGGGGCGACGTTCGTCTCCGTCACCCAATCGTTCAACACAAAAGATGCCATGGGCCGCATGGCGTTGAACATCCTGGTGACCTTCGCGCAGTTCGAACGCGAGCTGATCGGTGAACGGATCCGCGATAAGGTCGCGGCTTCCCGCAAGCGCGGTAAGTGGATGGGTGGTTGGACCCCTCTCGGCTACGAAGTCGGAGACCGCAAATTGCTGGTTCACCAAGCTGATGCCGAGCGCGTGCGGACGATTTTCCGGCGCTTCGTACAACTCAAATCCGCGACCCTTCTGGCTCGAGAGCTTATCTCTGCTAACGAACGCACTCGCTACGGTCACCTTATCGACAAGACGCTGCTGTATCGAATCCTTCGCAACAGGGTCTATCTCGGCGAGGCGGTCCACAAAGGCGTCTCTTATCCAGGCGAACATGAAGCGATCATCGATCGCAAACTCTGGGATCAGGCGCACGGCATTCTCAAGGAAAGCCCGCGCAAGCGCGCGAACAACAGCCGGGCTCAAACGCCCGCTCTATTGAAAGGCCTGCTGTTCGGTCCGGATGGCGCCGCAATGTCCCCGACCCACACGCGAAAATCAGGACGCCTCTATCGTTACTATATCAGCCAGACAGCTATGAAGCAGGGGAGATCGGATTGCCCGGTTAAGCTGGTGCCCGCTGCGGAGCTGGAGCGCATCATCATAGATCAAGTCCGTAGGCTGTTACAAACGCCTGAAGTCATCGTCCAGACCTGGCGCGCACTTAGCAAGCAGGTCGGTGAGGTCAACGAAAACGAAGTGCGAACTGCGCTGGTCGGCTTTGACGAACTTTGGGAAGAACTGTTTCCTGCCGAACAGGCGCGTGTCATTCAGCTTCTGGTCGAACGCATCGACATGCATGCCGAGCGGATGGACATCACGTTGAAGATCCAGGGCCTGACCTCACTCTCAACCGAATTGCAGCCACTGCCCTTCCAGCAGGCCGCCGAATGA